The following are from one region of the Simiduia agarivorans SA1 = DSM 21679 genome:
- a CDS encoding glycoside hydrolase family 125 protein, giving the protein MINRRQFVSLAASGAALTSSRLGAAPSQAFPLRRPAPAARTYHSLALEQALADVAGTIASPKLKQLFVNCLPNTLDTTVDFEMIDGRPDTFIITGDIDAMWLRDSTAQVWPYLPFVNQDRQIDLLMQGLINRQTTCILTDPYANAFYKDLTRESYWSSDEPSPKPGIHERKWEIDSLCYAIRLGWHYWKATGNTAPFDQRWRQAMLNIEQTFKAEQRFDGESDYRFVRSSPRMIDAPVFEGTGRPVKPVGLIASAFRPSDDATLFPFLIPSNLFAVISLRQLAEMLDALFDDRAFAQRARVMADQVEAAIASAAVRDHLDFGKIYAYEVDGFGNALFMDDANVPSLMSLPYLDHRFVNNEIYRNTRKFLLSDSNPYYLRGSAAEGQGSPHTGKRRIWPMGIILRAMTSHDDAEINQCLQWLCNSDAETGFMHEAFDKDNPAEYSRDWFAWANTLFGELILKLHRERPALLKQHF; this is encoded by the coding sequence ATGATCAACCGCCGACAGTTCGTTTCCCTGGCCGCGTCCGGCGCTGCACTGACCAGTAGTCGTCTGGGTGCGGCACCTAGCCAAGCGTTTCCACTGCGACGCCCCGCGCCTGCCGCACGCACTTATCACAGCCTCGCGCTGGAACAAGCATTGGCAGATGTGGCCGGAACCATTGCCTCTCCCAAACTCAAACAACTCTTTGTCAACTGCCTGCCCAATACGCTCGACACCACCGTTGATTTCGAAATGATCGATGGCCGCCCCGATACATTTATTATCACCGGCGATATTGATGCCATGTGGCTCAGAGACAGCACCGCCCAGGTGTGGCCCTATTTGCCTTTTGTGAATCAGGACCGGCAAATTGATCTGCTCATGCAGGGGCTGATCAATCGTCAGACTACGTGCATCCTGACAGATCCTTACGCCAACGCTTTCTACAAGGACCTCACACGCGAGTCATACTGGTCATCAGACGAGCCATCGCCCAAACCGGGCATTCATGAGCGTAAATGGGAGATCGACTCGCTGTGTTACGCCATCCGCCTTGGCTGGCACTACTGGAAAGCCACCGGCAACACGGCGCCCTTTGACCAACGCTGGCGTCAGGCCATGCTCAATATCGAGCAGACCTTCAAAGCAGAGCAGCGCTTTGATGGCGAATCCGACTACCGGTTTGTGCGCAGCTCGCCTCGCATGATTGATGCGCCGGTGTTTGAAGGTACTGGTCGACCGGTAAAACCGGTGGGCCTGATTGCCAGCGCGTTCCGCCCGTCCGATGATGCCACCCTGTTTCCGTTTCTCATTCCGAGCAATCTGTTTGCGGTGATCAGTTTGCGTCAGTTGGCAGAGATGCTGGACGCGTTGTTTGACGACCGCGCGTTTGCACAGCGCGCCCGTGTCATGGCGGACCAGGTGGAAGCTGCCATTGCATCTGCCGCGGTACGCGACCACCTTGATTTCGGAAAAATATACGCCTACGAAGTGGACGGCTTTGGCAACGCACTGTTTATGGACGATGCCAATGTTCCATCGCTCATGTCGCTACCTTATCTGGACCACCGCTTCGTGAACAACGAAATTTACCGGAACACCCGGAAATTTTTGTTGAGCGACAGCAACCCCTACTACCTGCGCGGCAGCGCAGCTGAAGGACAGGGCAGCCCCCATACCGGTAAGCGCCGTATCTGGCCCATGGGTATTATCCTGCGCGCCATGACCAGTCACGACGATGCCGAAATCAACCAGTGCCTGCAGTGGCTGTGCAATTCCGATGCGGAAACCGGCTTCATGCACGAGGCCTTCGACAAGGATAATCCTGCGGAATATTCACGCGACTGGTTCGCCTGGGCCAATACCCTATTTGGTGAGCTGATCCTGAAATTGCATCGTGAGCGACCGGCACTGCTGAAACAACACTTTTGA
- the pgi gene encoding glucose-6-phosphate isomerase has product MNTLTQSPVWQALTKQRQQLEHMSIAGLFEQDPQRAEKYTLSAAGITLDFSKHHINDPTVSLLTQLAQSRGVPAAINAMFSGEKLNNTENRQVLHVALRGDCKHLPEQRAVVRSALQKMADFVNQIHSGHWRGATGERITDVVNIGIGGSDLGPKMVCRALTPYQAPTLSTHFVSNVDGADLSETLKHLNPANTLFVVASKTFTTAETLTNARSAQAWLNGNLNDAGATAQHFVAVTSAIDTACEFGIRRDNIFPMWDWVGGRYSLWSAIGLPIALACGMMNFERLLAGAARMDQHFSDTAPERNLPVIMALLGVWYSNFWGAQSHAILPYDHYLGEFTKYIQQLDMESNGKRVNRRGDVVEHSTGPVIWGEVGTNGQHSFHQLLHQGSHRVPVDFIVSLASHHPLADHHSQLFANCLSQSRALMLGKSFEQAQAEFEQMGFNADVARTLAPHKMMPGNRPSSTLLFEKLSPDTLGALIALYEHKVFVQSVIWDINAFDQWGVELGKQLCNEIHPALTGASASPFDGSTNALVARYQAHHHTNK; this is encoded by the coding sequence ATGAATACTTTGACGCAAAGCCCTGTCTGGCAGGCGCTCACGAAACAGCGCCAGCAACTTGAACACATGTCTATTGCAGGGCTGTTCGAGCAGGATCCACAGCGCGCGGAAAAATATACCCTGTCCGCTGCCGGCATCACCCTCGATTTCAGCAAGCACCACATCAACGATCCAACAGTTTCTTTACTGACTCAACTGGCCCAAAGCCGTGGCGTCCCGGCGGCAATAAACGCCATGTTTTCAGGTGAAAAGCTGAATAACACAGAGAACCGCCAGGTATTGCACGTAGCCCTGCGCGGTGATTGCAAACACTTGCCCGAACAACGGGCAGTGGTACGCAGCGCGCTGCAGAAAATGGCCGACTTTGTAAACCAGATTCATAGCGGACACTGGCGAGGCGCCACTGGCGAACGCATCACCGATGTGGTCAATATCGGCATTGGTGGGTCTGACCTGGGCCCGAAAATGGTATGCCGCGCCCTGACGCCCTACCAGGCCCCGACACTCTCCACGCATTTTGTGTCAAATGTCGACGGTGCCGATCTCAGCGAAACGCTTAAACATCTCAACCCCGCAAACACCCTGTTTGTAGTGGCTTCAAAAACATTTACCACCGCCGAAACGCTCACCAACGCGCGTTCGGCACAGGCCTGGCTTAACGGCAATCTGAACGATGCGGGAGCGACCGCCCAACACTTTGTGGCAGTCACTTCCGCTATCGACACAGCGTGCGAATTCGGCATTCGCCGAGACAATATATTCCCTATGTGGGACTGGGTCGGCGGCCGCTACTCGCTCTGGTCGGCGATCGGCCTCCCAATCGCACTGGCCTGCGGCATGATGAATTTCGAGCGACTGCTGGCCGGCGCCGCACGTATGGATCAGCATTTTTCAGACACTGCACCTGAGCGCAACCTGCCGGTTATCATGGCGCTGCTGGGTGTTTGGTACAGCAATTTCTGGGGTGCACAAAGCCACGCCATTCTACCCTACGACCACTATCTGGGTGAGTTCACCAAATACATCCAGCAACTCGATATGGAGAGCAATGGCAAACGGGTAAACCGCCGGGGCGATGTCGTGGAGCATAGCACAGGCCCCGTCATCTGGGGCGAAGTGGGCACCAACGGCCAGCACTCGTTTCATCAACTGTTGCACCAGGGCAGTCATCGGGTGCCGGTGGATTTTATTGTCAGTCTGGCCAGTCATCACCCCTTGGCGGATCACCATTCGCAGTTGTTTGCCAACTGCTTGAGCCAGAGCCGCGCACTGATGCTGGGTAAATCCTTTGAGCAAGCACAGGCGGAATTCGAGCAGATGGGTTTCAATGCTGACGTTGCACGCACACTGGCACCGCACAAAATGATGCCAGGTAACCGCCCGTCCAGCACTCTGCTGTTCGAAAAACTCAGCCCCGACACACTGGGGGCATTGATCGCACTGTATGAACACAAGGTGTTTGTGCAGTCGGTCATCTGGGATATCAACGCCTTCGACCAGTGGGGCGTAGAACTTGGCAAACAGCTGTGTAACGAAATTCATCCGGCACTTACGGGTGCCAGTGCAAGCCCCTTTGATGGGTCTACCAATGCGCTGGTAGCACGCTACCAAGCGCATCATCACACCAACAAATAA
- a CDS encoding alpha/beta hydrolase-fold protein yields MTKPLNALLCALTAWALSACEPAEDPARLERWSLTSQLDGSERDYFVYLPEGYNAQPDKRWPTILFLHGNGERGNGKSELDYVLTHGPLYEAWVQKRNLPFVIIAPQLPMFDFASTNNYFNERTFDQIPRRQYDGTPEREKPQRLTQPMISYPATDSMSEIDPLLPKGWETIEKDLLEMLSETRRKLRVDKNKTYLTGLSYGGFGSWYMASKYPETFAAVAPVAGWGHPSLMTSISQAQVPVWCFAGGMDPVIPIQHFYPGLNLLRDNSSADIRFTIHADMAHDVWRRVYAGEDIYHWFLQHSTDTHPTDQ; encoded by the coding sequence ATGACCAAGCCGCTTAACGCGTTATTGTGCGCTTTGACTGCATGGGCACTGTCAGCTTGTGAGCCTGCGGAAGATCCAGCCCGACTGGAACGCTGGTCGCTGACCAGCCAACTGGACGGCAGCGAGCGGGATTACTTTGTATACCTGCCTGAAGGTTACAACGCACAGCCTGACAAACGCTGGCCCACAATCCTGTTTCTGCACGGCAACGGCGAACGGGGGAACGGAAAATCAGAGCTCGACTACGTACTGACACACGGCCCGCTTTATGAGGCCTGGGTGCAAAAACGAAACTTGCCGTTTGTTATTATTGCCCCGCAACTACCAATGTTTGATTTTGCCAGTACCAACAACTATTTCAACGAGCGAACATTCGATCAGATCCCTCGTCGCCAGTACGACGGCACTCCCGAGCGAGAAAAGCCACAGCGGTTAACGCAACCGATGATTTCCTATCCCGCGACTGACAGTATGAGCGAAATAGATCCGCTGCTACCCAAGGGCTGGGAGACCATCGAAAAAGACCTATTGGAAATGCTGTCTGAAACCCGGCGCAAGCTGCGAGTGGATAAAAACAAAACCTATCTCACAGGCTTGAGTTATGGCGGCTTCGGCAGCTGGTACATGGCCAGCAAATATCCGGAAACTTTTGCTGCTGTGGCGCCCGTCGCCGGCTGGGGGCACCCGTCTCTCATGACATCGATCAGCCAGGCACAAGTTCCGGTCTGGTGTTTTGCCGGCGGCATGGACCCGGTGATTCCCATTCAGCATTTTTATCCCGGCCTCAATCTGCTGCGCGACAACAGCAGCGCCGATATACGCTTTACCATTCACGCCGATATGGCACACGATGTTTGGCGCAGGGTGTATGCCGGCGAAGACATCTACCATTGGTTCCTCCAACACTCTACGGATACCCATCCGACCGATCAGTAA
- a CDS encoding FGGY-family carbohydrate kinase: MANTLVFDIGKTHIKLCVLDPNLQPLASREQANRVSTGMPYPHADVDTIWQWLCREMQTLTEQYPIARLNITTHGATAALLDSKTGALALPVLDYEFDGLYQDKAVAAEYEAIRDPFLLTQSPRLPFGLNLGRQLHWLKQHFPAEFDQADTLLCYPQYWLWRMTGQRCNEVTSLGCHTDLWQPLRNDYAPLVDQLELREKLPPLRDARDWFLPSQDFCAATGLDPQCRIHTGVHDSNASYWRHRVHAGDAPFTVISTGTWSILMSAGVRVGQLLESYDMLANVDVTGRPVACARFMGGREYEAICRLTNAPLAQNASADAIDQRVSHLLEAQVLALPSFAKAGGPFASKAGSIQGHVPDGSGNCLASLYCALMLDYLLDHLHAQGDIIMEGAFLKNRLLCTLLAQLRPEQTLLLSSDDTGTVSGCALLCEPEISGRPSLTRCTPSEFAQLEAYRDHWRFMVNNLQTMQGTTP, encoded by the coding sequence ATGGCCAACACCCTGGTCTTCGATATTGGCAAAACGCATATCAAGCTGTGCGTTCTCGACCCAAACCTTCAGCCCCTTGCCAGCCGTGAGCAAGCCAATCGCGTCAGCACTGGCATGCCCTATCCGCACGCAGACGTGGATACCATCTGGCAATGGCTTTGCCGGGAAATGCAGACACTGACCGAACAATACCCAATCGCGCGATTGAACATCACCACTCACGGCGCAACCGCAGCATTACTGGACAGCAAAACGGGGGCACTGGCGCTGCCGGTGTTGGACTACGAGTTCGACGGGCTCTATCAGGACAAGGCCGTAGCTGCCGAATACGAGGCGATTCGGGACCCGTTTTTACTGACCCAGTCGCCCCGATTACCGTTCGGATTAAATCTCGGCCGCCAACTGCATTGGCTGAAGCAGCACTTCCCCGCCGAGTTTGACCAAGCCGACACCCTGCTTTGCTATCCGCAGTACTGGCTTTGGCGCATGACCGGGCAACGCTGCAACGAAGTCACGTCATTGGGGTGTCATACCGATCTGTGGCAACCATTGCGCAATGACTATGCGCCCCTCGTCGATCAACTGGAACTGCGCGAAAAACTGCCACCACTGCGCGATGCCCGGGACTGGTTTCTACCCTCGCAAGACTTTTGTGCCGCCACGGGCCTTGATCCCCAATGCCGCATTCATACCGGCGTGCACGACAGCAACGCCAGCTACTGGCGTCACCGGGTGCACGCCGGTGACGCGCCGTTTACCGTTATTTCCACAGGCACCTGGTCGATCCTCATGAGCGCGGGTGTGAGAGTCGGGCAATTGCTCGAATCGTACGACATGCTTGCTAACGTCGATGTCACCGGCCGACCGGTTGCCTGTGCCCGCTTTATGGGCGGGCGCGAATACGAAGCGATTTGCCGGCTGACCAACGCCCCACTGGCACAAAACGCGTCGGCAGACGCCATCGACCAGCGGGTGAGTCATTTATTGGAAGCACAAGTTTTGGCATTGCCGTCATTCGCCAAGGCCGGCGGGCCGTTTGCCAGCAAAGCCGGCAGCATTCAGGGCCATGTGCCCGACGGCAGTGGCAATTGTCTGGCGTCCCTCTACTGCGCTCTGATGCTCGACTACCTTCTCGACCACCTCCACGCGCAGGGAGACATCATTATGGAAGGTGCATTCCTGAAAAACCGTTTGCTGTGCACCTTGCTGGCACAACTGCGGCCGGAGCAAACGCTACTGCTGTCAAGTGATGATACCGGTACCGTATCGGGTTGCGCTCTGCTGTGTGAGCCAGAAATTTCAGGACGACCTTCGCTAACCCGTTGCACGCCCAGCGAATTCGCACAGCTGGAAGCCTATCGGGATCATTGGCGTTTTATGGTGAACAACCTCCAAACAATGCAAGGAACAACCCCATGA
- a CDS encoding bifunctional rhamnulose-1-phosphate aldolase/short-chain dehydrogenase, with protein MNRPLESLWDDALAATLSEPEKLKYRSNLLGSDLRITNYGGGNTSAKITMNDPLTGEDVQVLWVKGSGGDLGSIELNGFATLYMEKLEMLKQKYRGLAHEDEMVGYLSHCTFNLNPRAASIDTPLHAYIPYPHVDHMHPDAAIAIACTKDSRALTETIFGGAMGWLPWQRPGYDLGLKLEAMAKSSPHLKGIVLEGHGIFTWGDCAKSCYLNTLDIIQKAADWLSENNTKPAFGGPRYLQALDADTRARVVARLMPLVRGKITLDQPKVGHYNDSDEVLQFVNASQLQALADLGTSCPDHFLRTKIKPLVLDFNPGAADLDVELDRCAASLDSALTGYREYYAAYYERCKRDNSPAMRDPNAVIYLVPGVGMLSFAKDKATARIASEFYVNAINVMREASGVSEYVGLDEQEAFDIEYWLLEEAKLQRMPKPKSLAGKIAFITGGAGGIGRATAQRLLTEGACVMLADIDADALANAQQQLAELFDKDRVASTVCNVTEEASVQAALAATSRNFGGLDILVSNAGIASAAAIDETTLALWNRNMDILATGYFLVAREGFKVLKAQNVGGAMVFVASKNGLVASPNASAYCTAKAAEVQLARCLALEGAPIGVRCNVVNPDAVLRGSKIWSGQWKKERADAYNMSEEQLEEHYRQRSLLKRNVFPEDIAEAVYFLSADVSAKSTGNIINVDAGHAPSFTR; from the coding sequence ATGAATCGACCCCTTGAGAGCCTGTGGGATGACGCCCTGGCTGCAACCTTGTCCGAACCCGAAAAGCTGAAATACCGTTCCAATTTGCTGGGCTCAGACCTGCGCATCACTAATTATGGTGGCGGCAATACGTCAGCCAAGATCACCATGAATGATCCGCTTACCGGCGAAGATGTTCAGGTTTTGTGGGTCAAGGGTTCTGGTGGCGATCTGGGGTCTATTGAGCTGAATGGCTTTGCCACCCTCTACATGGAAAAGTTGGAAATGCTCAAGCAGAAGTATCGCGGGCTTGCGCATGAGGATGAGATGGTTGGGTATCTGTCTCATTGCACCTTTAATCTGAATCCTCGCGCGGCCAGCATCGATACGCCTCTGCACGCTTACATTCCGTACCCGCATGTGGATCATATGCACCCGGATGCGGCCATTGCGATCGCCTGTACCAAAGACAGCCGGGCGCTCACAGAAACCATCTTTGGCGGTGCTATGGGTTGGTTGCCGTGGCAGCGCCCGGGTTACGATCTTGGCCTGAAACTGGAAGCGATGGCTAAGTCCTCTCCGCATCTGAAAGGTATTGTGCTGGAAGGGCACGGTATCTTTACATGGGGTGATTGCGCGAAAAGCTGCTACCTCAATACTCTGGATATTATTCAGAAGGCGGCCGATTGGCTGTCTGAAAATAATACCAAGCCTGCCTTCGGAGGGCCGCGCTACCTGCAGGCCTTGGATGCCGATACCCGTGCGCGGGTGGTGGCGCGCCTTATGCCATTGGTGCGCGGAAAAATTACGCTGGATCAGCCCAAGGTGGGGCACTACAACGATTCGGATGAAGTGTTGCAGTTTGTGAACGCAAGCCAACTGCAAGCGCTGGCAGATCTGGGTACGTCCTGTCCCGATCATTTTCTGCGTACAAAAATCAAACCTTTGGTGTTGGACTTTAACCCCGGGGCGGCCGATCTGGACGTTGAGTTGGATCGTTGCGCAGCAAGCCTGGACTCGGCATTGACCGGCTATCGGGAGTACTATGCCGCTTACTATGAGCGCTGCAAGCGCGACAACAGTCCTGCCATGCGCGATCCCAATGCGGTGATCTATCTGGTGCCTGGCGTGGGTATGCTGTCGTTTGCCAAAGATAAAGCCACTGCGCGTATTGCCTCCGAGTTTTACGTCAACGCCATTAATGTCATGCGCGAAGCCAGTGGTGTGAGTGAGTATGTGGGCCTGGATGAGCAGGAGGCATTCGATATCGAATACTGGTTGCTGGAAGAGGCCAAGTTGCAGCGCATGCCCAAGCCTAAGAGCCTGGCCGGAAAAATTGCGTTTATTACCGGCGGTGCCGGCGGGATTGGCCGTGCAACCGCGCAGCGTTTATTGACGGAAGGCGCTTGCGTCATGCTGGCCGACATTGATGCCGATGCCCTGGCCAATGCTCAGCAGCAATTGGCAGAGCTCTTTGATAAAGACCGCGTAGCGTCCACCGTCTGCAATGTAACAGAAGAGGCTTCTGTGCAGGCGGCACTGGCTGCCACGTCGCGGAATTTTGGTGGTCTGGATATTCTGGTATCGAATGCAGGCATTGCCAGCGCAGCGGCGATCGATGAAACCACACTGGCGTTGTGGAACCGCAACATGGACATTCTCGCGACCGGCTATTTTCTGGTGGCGCGCGAGGGGTTCAAAGTATTGAAAGCGCAGAATGTAGGTGGTGCGATGGTCTTTGTGGCCAGTAAGAATGGTCTGGTTGCCTCGCCCAATGCATCTGCTTATTGCACCGCCAAAGCCGCTGAAGTGCAGTTGGCTCGTTGCCTCGCGCTGGAGGGTGCGCCCATTGGCGTGCGCTGCAATGTGGTCAATCCCGATGCAGTCTTGCGCGGCTCCAAAATCTGGTCCGGGCAGTGGAAAAAAGAGCGTGCCGATGCCTACAACATGAGTGAGGAGCAGCTGGAAGAACACTACCGCCAGCGCAGCCTGCTCAAGCGCAATGTATTCCCCGAAGACATTGCCGAGGCGGTATACTTTTTAAGTGCCGATGTATCGGCAAAATCCACGGGTAATATTATCAATGTTGACGCGGGACACGCCCCGTCGTTTACCCGATAA
- the rhaI gene encoding L-rhamnose catabolism isomerase codes for MTELRIDANLVAETNAQQAEYLAQDYDMLAGQLARRNIDINAITERAMAFEVAVPSWGTGTGGTRFARFPGLAEPRNIFEKLQDCAVINQLTRCTREVSPHFPWDRVDDFSELRQYADNLGLGFTCVNSNTFQDQPGQQHSYKYGSLTNTSQAAREQAIAHNIECIQWGQTLGAKALTVWVGDGSNHPGQQHFQHALERYLDSMRKIYAALPDDWQVFIEHKMFEPAFYSTVIQDWGTNVLCAMELGDKAKSLVDLGHHAPNVNIEMIVSRLIQFKKLAGFHFNDSKYGDDDLDSGSLHPYQQFLIFNELVDAEYRKQEGFAPCYMLDQSHNVTDPIESLMNSAEEVQRSYVKALLVDREALYAAQADNDALQASRLLKAAFNTDVGPILAMARSRQNGAIDPVQTYRAANYRAAIAADRPSSGVSGSGIV; via the coding sequence ATGACAGAATTACGAATCGATGCCAATCTGGTTGCAGAAACCAACGCGCAACAGGCCGAATACCTTGCGCAAGATTACGACATGTTGGCGGGCCAGTTGGCGCGCCGCAACATTGATATTAATGCCATTACCGAGCGGGCAATGGCATTTGAAGTGGCTGTGCCGTCGTGGGGTACCGGTACCGGGGGAACCCGATTTGCGCGGTTTCCCGGCTTGGCCGAGCCCCGCAATATTTTTGAGAAACTGCAGGACTGCGCTGTCATCAACCAATTGACGCGTTGTACTCGCGAAGTGTCGCCCCATTTTCCCTGGGATAGAGTGGATGATTTTTCTGAACTGCGTCAGTACGCAGACAATCTGGGCTTGGGCTTTACTTGTGTCAATTCCAACACCTTTCAGGATCAGCCGGGGCAGCAACACTCCTACAAGTATGGCAGCCTGACAAATACCTCGCAGGCGGCCCGTGAGCAGGCCATTGCCCACAACATCGAATGTATTCAATGGGGGCAGACGCTGGGCGCTAAAGCGCTGACGGTGTGGGTAGGCGATGGTTCAAACCACCCTGGTCAGCAGCATTTTCAGCACGCGTTAGAGCGCTACCTGGACTCCATGCGCAAGATCTATGCGGCCTTGCCGGATGACTGGCAGGTGTTTATCGAACACAAAATGTTTGAACCAGCGTTTTATTCCACCGTGATTCAGGACTGGGGCACCAACGTACTCTGTGCAATGGAGCTGGGTGACAAGGCCAAATCGTTGGTGGACCTGGGCCATCACGCTCCGAACGTGAATATTGAAATGATTGTGTCGCGCCTGATTCAGTTCAAGAAGTTGGCCGGCTTCCATTTCAATGACAGTAAATACGGTGATGATGATCTCGACAGTGGCTCACTGCACCCATACCAGCAATTTCTGATTTTCAATGAGCTGGTGGATGCCGAGTATCGTAAGCAGGAAGGCTTCGCTCCCTGCTATATGCTGGACCAGTCACACAATGTCACTGATCCGATCGAAAGTCTGATGAATTCCGCCGAAGAAGTTCAGCGTTCCTATGTGAAAGCGTTGCTCGTTGATCGCGAAGCACTTTATGCCGCGCAGGCCGACAACGATGCGCTGCAGGCTTCCCGTTTGTTGAAGGCGGCGTTCAATACCGATGTGGGCCCGATTCTGGCGATGGCACGCAGTCGCCAGAACGGTGCCATTGATCCGGTTCAAACCTACCGGGCCGCCAATTACCGCGCGGCCATTGCAGCCGATCGCCCCTCCAGTGGCGTGAGTGGCTCCGGCATCGTTTAA
- a CDS encoding glycoside hydrolase family 43 protein, which produces MKHHIALCILCLSGLCFAETAHELLPEYLADPFILTTDDGYYLYATGYVDEDKAIPVYRSDDMVNWQFVRAAVAVNPDPSAWNHKNFWAPEVFAWDGKYYLYYTASPGTTPRNEGNRIGLAVADHPAGPFVDQGPVVLHGSLDATVVHDEQGQAYMAYALELNNGTGLGEGVIVIDRMLSPSRLVGKPRLLFNAHGWQEAPNFIHRSGRYFMLYSEGPWREPAYATRLAVSATLAGPFAEIKAYSPALTTLPGMQGPGHGHYFKDRKGQEFFVYHAWDARMKRRSPRLARLQWEGAGLVLTPVASPAALLQ; this is translated from the coding sequence ATGAAACACCATATCGCTTTATGCATTCTCTGTCTGTCAGGTCTGTGTTTCGCCGAAACGGCGCACGAATTATTGCCCGAATACCTGGCTGACCCTTTCATCCTGACCACCGATGATGGTTACTACTTGTACGCAACCGGCTATGTCGATGAAGATAAGGCGATTCCTGTATACCGTTCGGATGATATGGTGAACTGGCAGTTTGTGCGTGCAGCTGTTGCGGTCAACCCGGACCCAAGCGCCTGGAACCACAAGAACTTCTGGGCCCCGGAGGTTTTTGCCTGGGACGGAAAATATTATCTGTATTACACCGCATCGCCAGGCACCACACCGCGTAACGAGGGTAATCGGATCGGGCTGGCTGTCGCCGATCATCCGGCTGGTCCGTTTGTTGATCAAGGGCCGGTGGTGTTGCACGGTAGTCTTGATGCGACCGTGGTTCACGATGAGCAGGGCCAGGCATATATGGCCTATGCATTGGAACTCAACAACGGAACAGGCCTGGGTGAGGGCGTGATCGTCATTGACAGGATGCTCTCCCCCAGCAGGTTGGTTGGCAAGCCCCGATTGCTGTTCAACGCCCATGGTTGGCAGGAAGCGCCGAACTTTATCCATCGGAGCGGTCGCTATTTCATGCTTTATTCCGAAGGGCCCTGGCGCGAGCCGGCCTATGCCACACGCCTGGCGGTATCGGCGACACTGGCGGGACCGTTTGCTGAAATAAAGGCCTATAGCCCAGCGCTTACCACCCTTCCCGGGATGCAGGGGCCGGGGCATGGGCATTATTTCAAAGATCGCAAGGGCCAGGAGTTTTTTGTTTACCACGCTTGGGATGCGCGCATGAAACGCCGTTCACCGCGGCTGGCCCGGCTGCAGTGGGAGGGGGCTGGTCTGGTACTTACGCCGGTGGCCAGCCCGGCAGCGCTATTGCAGTGA